In Pseudoalteromonas marina, a genomic segment contains:
- a CDS encoding TonB-dependent receptor plug domain-containing protein has translation MQTRYIYACLFLLAHNSYGATEQKQTPPPPEDCSTLTDEKKSLCEAIEHIEVKGQFIGIEVPEVIGRSYLDRSFIDATAKGNGDINELIALLPGVQLSNEAFSIESLAEISAPEISISGAQPWQTGFSLDGMNYNNRIDPASSSRLTSSSNDVSGGVQSMNVNSDVVESITVYDHNIPAEFGGFSGGVVDTKTKETFGKDSFSFTVRGNHSDWSDYHYIQADDQTEQSSTDEAELEAPVYEKISYSLSGKKQLNKRHGVMFSLNYLNSDISDLSLGQTKTQSRRNINAIFKYGYKNGWVDNFTISMIYSPYEVNGFITDALDSDYQLEGGAYGSAIQLKQDFKYVTWASNLSYNISDSSRDGPAHFYNWLQTKGKDWGQYANQGDADERFSRQGDYGVLDNRQFTTNWKNTFNLETFKFLGLTHSVVAGAEIKYQQIERERFQDGYNYSSPVIWSSATTPLNCSGYSLDCQALETLIPIEELAEQLGGEINFNNSEHVTAYSNNITTTAQFFNGRTVTPAEYIDVNLNRNALYVTDHINYGKLDVNLGMRYSYDDFLQNHDVAPRISLGYDVFDNKKTIISAGLNRYYDSAIISYKIKEQQQFSYLQYRPIESGYLQNWLDSNYTGSFKYRFNDVDTPYDDELALGIAHAFETMGNVSLKYIKRKKHQQFSRTTSDETDLDGYTYIDISNEGTGSSERISLAWSAQFGAHSVWANTSYAENEISNDNYNATVDNTPLDELVYYVNAKDEGSLVTLSQLSQIRTNFGAPITAALGWNVDWVDSFSTGLNISYSGSYDTAVSTGGSESIDIEDVCASCPVVSTLFDVYQEQTIRARTMLNLSLKYKHKLTSNQSLELRADISNLLNDRTYTVAEGASGIEPGRVFWLELSYKYD, from the coding sequence ATGCAGACACGTTATATTTATGCGTGTCTGTTTTTGCTTGCCCATAATTCATATGGTGCGACCGAGCAAAAACAGACTCCTCCCCCACCTGAAGATTGCAGCACACTCACTGATGAAAAAAAAAGTTTATGTGAAGCTATCGAACACATTGAAGTCAAAGGCCAATTTATAGGAATAGAAGTTCCTGAAGTTATTGGTCGTTCGTATTTAGACCGCAGTTTTATTGATGCAACAGCCAAAGGGAATGGCGACATAAATGAGCTAATTGCCCTTTTACCTGGCGTACAATTAAGCAATGAGGCATTCAGCATTGAAAGCTTAGCAGAGATAAGTGCGCCAGAAATATCCATCTCAGGTGCCCAACCTTGGCAAACAGGTTTTTCACTTGATGGTATGAACTACAATAATCGTATTGATCCCGCCAGTAGTAGCCGCTTAACATCATCAAGTAATGACGTGTCAGGCGGTGTGCAAAGCATGAATGTAAACTCTGATGTAGTTGAGTCAATCACTGTGTACGACCATAATATTCCGGCTGAATTTGGTGGTTTTTCTGGCGGTGTTGTTGATACCAAAACAAAAGAAACATTTGGCAAAGATAGTTTTAGCTTTACTGTACGCGGGAATCACAGTGATTGGTCTGATTATCATTATATTCAAGCCGACGATCAAACTGAGCAAAGCAGTACAGATGAAGCTGAATTAGAGGCTCCAGTATACGAAAAAATAAGCTATTCATTGAGCGGTAAAAAGCAACTTAATAAACGCCACGGTGTGATGTTTAGTTTAAATTACCTTAACAGTGATATAAGTGACTTATCACTGGGGCAAACAAAAACCCAAAGCCGCCGTAACATTAACGCTATATTTAAATATGGTTATAAGAACGGCTGGGTTGATAATTTTACGATAAGTATGATCTATTCTCCCTACGAGGTGAATGGTTTTATTACTGATGCACTTGATAGTGACTATCAGTTAGAAGGTGGCGCTTATGGTAGCGCAATACAATTAAAGCAAGATTTTAAATATGTAACATGGGCAAGTAATTTAAGCTATAACATAAGTGATAGTAGCCGAGATGGCCCAGCGCATTTTTATAATTGGCTGCAAACAAAAGGAAAAGACTGGGGACAATACGCTAACCAAGGTGATGCAGACGAACGCTTTTCACGCCAAGGTGATTATGGCGTGTTAGATAACCGCCAATTTACTACCAATTGGAAAAATACATTTAATCTAGAAACTTTTAAATTTTTAGGATTAACCCACTCAGTTGTGGCTGGTGCAGAAATTAAATATCAGCAAATAGAACGTGAGCGTTTTCAAGATGGCTATAACTACAGCTCGCCTGTTATATGGTCTAGTGCTACTACACCCCTTAATTGCAGTGGTTATTCACTTGATTGTCAAGCACTCGAAACTCTCATCCCTATAGAAGAATTAGCTGAGCAATTAGGTGGTGAGATTAACTTTAACAACTCGGAGCACGTCACCGCATACAGTAATAATATAACTACTACAGCGCAATTTTTTAATGGCCGAACTGTTACCCCTGCTGAATACATAGATGTAAATTTAAATCGCAACGCACTCTACGTTACCGACCATATTAACTATGGCAAACTGGATGTGAATTTAGGTATGCGCTACAGCTATGATGACTTTTTACAAAACCATGATGTAGCACCGCGAATTTCATTAGGTTACGACGTATTTGATAATAAAAAAACCATTATTAGTGCCGGCCTTAACCGCTATTACGACTCTGCAATTATCAGTTATAAAATAAAAGAGCAACAGCAGTTTTCGTACCTGCAATACAGACCTATCGAAAGTGGATATTTACAAAACTGGTTAGATTCAAATTACACTGGTAGCTTTAAATATCGATTTAATGACGTCGATACCCCTTACGATGATGAACTTGCACTGGGTATCGCTCACGCATTTGAGACAATGGGTAATGTGTCTTTAAAATACATAAAACGTAAAAAACATCAGCAGTTCTCTCGCACTACTTCAGACGAAACAGATCTTGATGGGTACACTTATATTGATATTAGTAATGAAGGAACGGGAAGTTCAGAACGTATTTCACTAGCATGGAGCGCACAATTTGGTGCCCATTCAGTATGGGCAAATACATCGTATGCCGAGAACGAAATATCAAATGACAATTATAATGCAACCGTAGATAACACCCCACTTGATGAGCTCGTTTATTATGTTAATGCAAAAGATGAAGGATCACTGGTCACATTAAGTCAACTATCTCAGATACGAACTAATTTTGGAGCACCTATCACAGCAGCCTTAGGCTGGAACGTAGATTGGGTCGATTCATTTAGCACTGGATTAAATATCTCATATTCAGGTAGCTACGATACAGCTGTAAGTACAGGAGGAAGCGAAAGTATTGATATAGAGGATGTCTGTGCTAGCTGCCCAGTTGTTTCCACTCTATTTGATGTTTACCAAGAACAGACTATACGTGCCAGGACAATGCTAAACCTAAGTTTAAAATACAAACATAAACTGACCAGCAACCAAAGCTTAGAGTTACGTGCTGATATTTCTAATTTATTAAATGATAGAACGTATACAGTTGCAGAGGGCGCATCAGGTATTGAGCCTGGTCGAGTGTTTTGGTTAGAGCTGAGCTACAAGTATGATTAA
- a CDS encoding cadherin-like domain-containing protein, with translation MNKLIKFTPILCALALAGCGGGSSNTAPQFSQPNLSFTVNEDTTFSSQVTATDDDALSYTLAKAPGNGTIQVEANGKFAYTPNVDFFGSDSASISVSDGSLSSNVTLNFTVENVNDTPVLQTTNVFVTSSSTTEGTINVVDADGDEITFTLVTSPENGVITINESTGEFIFEAQTLSSVNEAFEISYTDGVIDEPITASITLSPSYVTNEDKRNFYYSSSKSHLKQADIVNESINDEISRYTVYQVQAAAYARAGFLDTAEDYLLLINEQTALASGLRDVGVALDSINEIEQGAQYRSRALAAYNQYLAEKGFENINSSDASWLLGLLNDYMDVGQTEEAETLLNTINSYAEIVREEEYTKTYGYFQTAFKNAAEGALDVYAADPTDTNQLTAQTFAAALVNISSNTGYQIHKSGEFKGKKTQRLKALYTAWAAEILFRANSLELAREYVNLALSFYGITGIDSNYDFAVSEYTEANLGTYTYPLQTLAGLLEGLYDLEENPAFALLSSDFDISGANQIMYSFSVAKSIMSGSSVDDAAAEAFTFFTGEGDYNEFFRSLVETDNNAGTAQILYQYGYTEKAKDVLTYAGEFISSDEYISAESSTSFLAGYKGCGLLVTISREVGADTAAAANRCLTMLNKLNTGTLRTLTDTSAIVVHSNVMVSLDRAGLTDEIPAINTQLLSKISVLDDIEGRFEYRLETLGYLVNAGFTDLALTTFNSAIVEVNENLSTLTSDQLLEVLESLKNETILLRPSATGFWERYSMLSSMGANAGSITDFASTYSSVKTQTSALLADIETLILAQADTVIIDAMEDLVEAHTLLGEYEQAIALVTNDVNGEADQLDLYTTMAELIASKDDFRDNRVASVDTDNDGLPNFFLANVTDEDITASGLTADEDADNDGIADSEDSTPIGN, from the coding sequence ATGAACAAGCTAATTAAATTTACCCCAATATTATGCGCTCTTGCGTTGGCAGGTTGTGGCGGTGGCTCTAGTAATACTGCTCCACAGTTTTCTCAACCTAATTTAAGTTTTACTGTAAACGAAGACACCACTTTTTCAAGCCAAGTAACAGCCACCGACGATGACGCCTTAAGCTATACGCTTGCCAAAGCACCAGGTAACGGGACTATACAGGTAGAAGCAAATGGTAAGTTTGCCTATACCCCGAACGTCGATTTTTTTGGTAGCGATAGTGCTTCAATTTCAGTTAGCGATGGTTCTCTTAGTTCAAATGTAACGCTAAACTTTACGGTTGAAAATGTTAATGATACGCCGGTATTACAAACAACAAACGTATTTGTTACCTCATCATCAACAACAGAGGGGACTATTAATGTAGTTGATGCCGATGGAGATGAAATAACATTTACGCTGGTAACCTCCCCTGAAAATGGTGTAATTACAATAAACGAAAGCACGGGCGAGTTTATCTTTGAAGCGCAAACATTAAGTTCAGTTAATGAAGCATTCGAAATAAGCTATACGGATGGCGTAATTGATGAACCAATTACGGCCAGTATTACACTAAGCCCTTCCTATGTAACAAATGAAGACAAACGTAATTTTTATTACAGCTCTAGTAAATCACACTTAAAACAAGCCGATATTGTAAACGAAAGCATTAACGATGAAATTTCACGTTATACCGTATACCAAGTTCAAGCAGCGGCGTATGCACGTGCTGGGTTTTTAGATACAGCCGAAGACTATTTATTACTCATTAACGAGCAAACAGCACTGGCTAGTGGCCTAAGAGATGTAGGTGTTGCGTTAGATAGCATCAATGAAATAGAGCAAGGTGCACAATATCGCTCACGCGCTTTAGCCGCTTACAACCAGTACTTAGCTGAAAAGGGCTTTGAAAATATAAACAGTAGTGATGCGTCTTGGTTACTTGGTCTATTAAATGATTATATGGATGTAGGGCAAACTGAAGAAGCAGAAACCCTACTAAATACCATTAACAGCTACGCAGAGATTGTACGTGAAGAAGAGTACACAAAAACGTATGGTTACTTTCAAACAGCGTTTAAAAATGCAGCCGAAGGTGCATTAGACGTATATGCAGCTGACCCAACTGATACCAATCAGCTTACAGCACAAACATTCGCTGCTGCACTGGTAAACATTTCGAGTAACACAGGTTACCAAATTCACAAAAGCGGTGAATTTAAAGGTAAAAAAACACAAAGACTAAAAGCGCTTTATACCGCATGGGCAGCAGAGATTTTATTTCGTGCAAACTCGCTTGAGTTAGCTCGAGAATACGTAAATCTAGCGCTGTCGTTTTATGGTATAACGGGCATAGATAGCAACTATGACTTTGCTGTTTCAGAATACACTGAAGCCAATTTAGGTACTTATACTTATCCACTACAAACTCTGGCCGGATTACTAGAAGGCCTGTACGATCTTGAGGAGAACCCTGCGTTTGCCTTACTTTCATCTGATTTTGATATCAGTGGTGCTAATCAAATTATGTATAGCTTCAGCGTAGCTAAAAGCATTATGTCGGGCTCTTCAGTGGACGATGCAGCCGCTGAGGCCTTTACCTTTTTTACCGGGGAAGGTGATTATAATGAATTTTTTAGAAGTTTAGTTGAAACAGACAACAACGCAGGCACAGCGCAAATTTTATATCAGTACGGGTATACCGAAAAAGCGAAAGACGTATTAACGTATGCGGGTGAGTTTATTTCATCTGACGAATACATAAGTGCAGAGTCATCTACTTCTTTCTTAGCTGGCTATAAAGGCTGTGGTTTACTAGTCACCATTAGTAGAGAAGTCGGCGCAGATACTGCTGCTGCCGCAAATCGCTGTTTAACCATGTTAAATAAACTAAATACAGGCACATTACGAACTTTAACCGACACTTCTGCAATTGTTGTTCACAGCAATGTAATGGTATCACTTGACCGCGCAGGCTTAACTGACGAAATCCCCGCAATAAACACGCAATTACTTAGTAAAATTAGTGTATTAGATGACATTGAAGGCCGCTTTGAATACCGATTAGAAACATTAGGTTATTTAGTAAACGCAGGGTTTACCGACTTAGCCTTAACTACATTTAATAGTGCAATAGTTGAAGTAAACGAAAATTTAAGCACGTTAACAAGTGACCAACTACTTGAAGTACTCGAATCACTAAAAAATGAAACAATACTACTTAGACCGTCTGCAACTGGCTTTTGGGAGCGTTACAGCATGCTTTCTAGCATGGGGGCTAATGCCGGCAGTATTACTGACTTTGCCAGCACTTACAGTAGTGTGAAAACACAAACCTCAGCACTTCTCGCTGATATTGAAACGCTTATTTTAGCGCAAGCCGATACTGTCATTATTGATGCCATGGAAGATTTAGTCGAAGCACATACCTTACTTGGCGAATACGAGCAAGCGATAGCGCTTGTCACTAACGATGTGAACGGTGAAGCCGACCAACTTGACCTTTACACCACAATGGCTGAATTAATTGCAAGCAAAGATGACTTTAGAGATAACCGTGTTGCCAGTGTTGATACTGATAACGACGGGCTTCCTAACTTCTTCTTAGCAAATGTAACTGATGAAGATATTACCGCTTCGGGTTTAACAGCCGATGAAGATGCTGACAACGATGGTATTGCTGATAGCGAAGACAGCACTCCAATTGGCAACTAA